CCGCGACCTGCACCATCCGCCCGAAGACATGGGCGAGCGGCAGGAACAGCAGCGTGGCCGCCTCGTCGCCCGGCCGGGAGTGGAAGACCCGCTCGTAGCGCCGGACGATGTTGTCGGACTCGGCCATGAAGTTGGCGTGGGTGAGCACACAGCCCTTCGGCCGCCCGGTGGTGCCCGAGGTGTAGATGACCGTCGCCGGTGTGGAGGGGGTGAGCGCCATGCGGTGCCGGTGCACCACCTCGTCGTCGACCCGCTCCCCGGCCGCGCCGAGCTCGTCGACCGCCCCCGTGTCCAGCTGCCACAGCCGGGTGAGGTGCGGAAGCCGGTCGATGACCGAGCCGACGGTCATCGCGTGGTCCTCGTGCTCGACGACACACGCGGTGACGCCCGCGTCGTGCAGCATCCAGAAGACCTGCTCGGCGGAGGAGGAGGCGTACAGCGGAACGGGCTGCGCGCCGATCGTCCACAGCGCGAAGTCGAAGAGCGTCCACTCGTACCGCGTGCGGGACATGATGGCGACCCGGTCGCCGAACCGGACCCCCCGCGCGAGCAGCCCCTTCGCCAGCGCCATGACCTCGTCGCGGAACGCGGCCGCGGTCACGTCCCGCCACCGGCCGTCCGTCTTGCGGCCGAGGGCGACCCGCTCCGGGTCCTCCTCGGCGTGGGAGAACACGACGTCCGCCAGTCCTCCGACGTGGGGCGCCGTCGCCAGCGGTGGGACGGTGAACTCGCGCAACTGACGCTCCTTGTGACGCTCCGCACAGCGCCGTGACCGTACCCGGCCGGGGACCGGCCCGAACCCCTTTCCTACCGCTTGATGCCCGGCGCCCGGAGGGATCCGCACGGAATCTCCGCGCCGGGCGCACCGGCACTCCTTCTGCCCGCGTCAGGCCTGGACCACACCCGGTGGCAGGCCTGGACCAGGGCACCCGAGGGCCGGGACCCGCGGCTCACGGGACCCCCGCGGCTCACGGATCCCACAGCTCACGCCGGGCCCGGGGCGAAGCCGTCCGGGCCGTGCAGCCGGTCGCCGCCCGCGAGGATCGCCGCCGCGAGCGCCTCCGCGGGCTCCCGTGCCGCGCCACCCCGCGCGGTGCCGTGCAGCAGCACCATGTCGACGGCGCCCAGCTCCGGCAGCCCCGCCCGGGCCGGGATCCGCACCAGCCCCGGCGGGATCATGCCCCGCGCGTGCGCCATTACCCCCAGCCCGGCGCGCGCCGCCGCGACCAGGCCGTTGAGGCTGCCGCTCGTACACGTCACCCGCCAGGCGCGGCCGTCACGCTCCAGCGCCTGAAGCGCCCGCGCCCGGGTCACCGCGGGCGGCGGGTAGACCACCAGCGGCAGGGGCCGGCCGGCGTCCAGACGCAGTCGCTCGGCCCCGATCCACACCAGCTTGTCCCGCCACACCAGGTGCCCCCGCGGCCCGTCCGGGCGCCGCTTGGCGAGCACCAGGTCGAGCCGTCCGGCCGCGAGGTGCTCGTGCAGCGTGCCCGACAGCTCCACCGTCAGCTCCAGATCGACC
The window above is part of the Streptomyces syringium genome. Proteins encoded here:
- a CDS encoding LysR family transcriptional regulator — protein: MFDPTQLRTFLTVAQTLSFTQAAHRLGLRQSTVSQQVRRLEDAAGRLLFVRDTHSVRLTEDGEAMLGFAGTILEANERAASWFAGTRLRGRLRFGASEDFVSTRLPEILEGFRREHPEVDLELTVELSGTLHEHLAAGRLDLVLAKRRPDGPRGHLVWRDKLVWIGAERLRLDAGRPLPLVVYPPPAVTRARALQALERDGRAWRVTCTSGSLNGLVAAARAGLGVMAHARGMIPPGLVRIPARAGLPELGAVDMVLLHGTARGGAAREPAEALAAAILAGGDRLHGPDGFAPGPA